The following are encoded in a window of Haloarcula halophila genomic DNA:
- a CDS encoding FKBP-type peptidyl-prolyl cis-trans isomerase — protein MTIEAGDGVTIEYVGRFEDGTIFDTSRYEVAAEHGLAEAQDADPDSYKALSFRVGNRDVIAGLDDALVGRSEGEEATITVDPGDAYGPVESEKIREYDTATFEAMVGTEPEVGMHVHAENDLHGDVTAIRDDAVEVDFNHELAGKTLVFEIEVVDVWG, from the coding sequence ATGACCATCGAAGCGGGCGACGGCGTCACCATCGAGTACGTCGGGCGGTTCGAGGACGGGACGATCTTCGACACCTCCCGGTACGAGGTCGCAGCGGAACACGGGCTGGCCGAGGCACAGGACGCCGATCCCGACAGCTACAAAGCCCTCTCCTTTCGGGTCGGTAACCGGGACGTGATCGCCGGGCTCGACGACGCACTCGTTGGCCGCAGCGAGGGCGAAGAAGCCACGATCACGGTCGACCCCGGGGACGCCTACGGACCGGTCGAATCCGAGAAGATCAGGGAGTACGATACCGCCACGTTCGAGGCGATGGTCGGTACGGAGCCGGAGGTCGGGATGCACGTTCACGCGGAGAACGACCTGCACGGCGACGTGACCGCCATCCGCGACGACGCCGTCGAAGTCGACTTCAACCACGAACTCGCCGGAAAGACGCTGGTGTTCGAAATCGAAGTGGTCGACGTCTGGGGCTAG
- a CDS encoding ABC transporter substrate-binding protein — MDFLDDANELTRRNYVAGGSALLGSALLAGCTGSSGDSAPDASAETEGTPETDQTATPGTTATADGSYTATLSPVGEVEFDSVPENVLTIYNQYPDMLVALGHADAVNSMFVPDMAGPTMNHYYERLDGVSFDWEGLPNPFNNFTKEFFYGLDSDVHLLDSAWALTQDNWSRSDIEEISETLGPFFGNFYSGTNDTPPESYSGQYEYYTLWELFGRVADVFQERDRYQRLKTIHEDLLATIESNLPPESDRPTAVRVTLGDGQFWTYHLNRPGFWLADTRPLAATDAFGSAEWDGLWGSVGYETMLEADPDVVLHLWGMTPRYDMATVRETLTSHPVGQELTAVQNDRVHAQGMRYQGPIMNLFQIEMTAKQLYPDIFGEWPAYEDGNHYPEFPEDEQLFDRDRVASIVTGN; from the coding sequence ATGGACTTTCTCGACGATGCAAACGAACTGACGCGGCGGAACTACGTCGCTGGTGGCAGTGCGCTGCTGGGCAGCGCACTCCTCGCAGGCTGTACGGGCAGCAGTGGGGATTCCGCTCCCGACGCGTCCGCTGAGACGGAGGGGACTCCCGAAACGGACCAGACCGCGACGCCTGGGACCACAGCGACGGCTGACGGCTCCTACACCGCGACGCTGTCACCGGTCGGCGAGGTCGAGTTCGATTCGGTACCGGAGAACGTCCTCACGATCTACAACCAGTACCCGGATATGTTGGTCGCGCTCGGCCACGCCGACGCCGTCAATTCGATGTTCGTCCCCGATATGGCCGGCCCGACGATGAACCACTACTACGAACGGCTCGACGGCGTCTCGTTCGACTGGGAGGGGCTCCCGAACCCGTTCAACAACTTCACGAAGGAGTTCTTCTACGGTCTCGACAGCGACGTTCACCTTCTGGACTCCGCGTGGGCGCTCACGCAGGACAACTGGAGCAGGAGTGACATCGAGGAGATCTCCGAGACGCTCGGCCCGTTCTTCGGGAATTTCTACAGCGGTACAAACGATACCCCGCCGGAGTCCTACAGCGGCCAGTACGAGTACTACACGCTGTGGGAACTCTTCGGACGTGTCGCCGACGTCTTTCAGGAGCGTGACCGATACCAGCGGCTCAAAACAATCCACGAGGATCTCCTCGCGACGATCGAGTCGAACCTCCCACCCGAATCGGACCGACCGACTGCCGTCCGTGTCACCCTCGGTGACGGACAGTTCTGGACGTACCACTTGAACCGTCCGGGGTTCTGGCTCGCCGACACCCGCCCGCTCGCTGCCACCGACGCATTCGGCAGTGCGGAGTGGGACGGGCTCTGGGGCTCTGTCGGCTACGAGACGATGCTCGAGGCTGATCCCGATGTCGTCCTCCATCTCTGGGGGATGACGCCGCGCTACGACATGGCGACTGTCCGGGAGACGCTGACCTCTCATCCGGTCGGGCAGGAACTGACCGCCGTCCAGAACGACCGTGTCCACGCACAGGGGATGCGCTACCAAGGGCCGATCATGAACCTCTTCCAGATCGAGATGACCGCGAAACAGCTCTATCCCGATATCTTCGGCGAGTGGCCCGCCTACGAAGACGGCAACCACTATCCCGAATTCCCGGAGGACGAACAACTGTTCGACCGGGATCGGGTCGCGAGCATCGTCACCGGGAACTGA
- a CDS encoding AMP-binding protein encodes MGSDGGDYRHVPSEAFVEATNVREFMRTYGIEDYEGLVERTTTELPDEPDSGVEWFWDELVDYLGIEFFETYDSVRERQSRTVAGETYDGPQFTDWYPGGRINAAHNVLDRHAARDSGSRNHAALVWEGEPGDVREVTFHTLNRQASRVASYLDSVGVRTGDTVGLYMPMVPEVAAVLYGCLKVGAVAVPIFSGFGVDATATRLADANPSVLFTADGFYRRGSVIDLKGTAEEAIADAADRVDGPGVEHTVVYDRVGTAEHPDRTLQWTRRDEWWDDAVGEQPDSYAAKSLPSGQPSMLLYSSGTTGKPKGIVHTHAGALLQAAKEVYFGFDHDPADRFFWVSDIGWMMGPWTLLGNHAFGGTVFMYEGAPDHPEPDRFWAMIDRHDLTVFGVSPTAIRALRKRGEEWLAGHDLSSLRMLGSTGEPWDEESWEWFYEHVGGESCPIVNISGGTEIMGCFLMPLPIQPLNPGTLGGPGLGMDVDIVDDAGESIRDTHERGYLVARDSCPSMTKSLWGGDERYVEEYWSTWPDVWDHGDWAQRAEDGLWYLHGRADDALNVAGRKVGPAEVEGAAIEHPAVNQAAAVGAPDETTGTAVVLYVVLGPDHEAGEDLADAIRETVGAELGKPFRPREVLFVDAFPKTQGGKIVRRAIAAAYRGEAIGDRSSIENPAVLEAIGDAT; translated from the coding sequence ATGGGCAGCGACGGCGGCGACTACCGACACGTACCGTCCGAGGCGTTCGTCGAAGCGACGAACGTCCGTGAGTTCATGCGGACCTACGGGATCGAGGACTACGAGGGACTCGTCGAGCGGACGACCACCGAACTGCCGGACGAACCGGACTCCGGCGTCGAATGGTTCTGGGACGAACTCGTCGACTACCTCGGCATCGAGTTCTTCGAGACCTACGACAGCGTCAGGGAGCGCCAGTCCCGGACGGTCGCCGGCGAGACCTACGACGGCCCGCAGTTCACCGACTGGTACCCCGGCGGCCGGATCAACGCCGCTCACAACGTCCTCGACAGACACGCCGCCCGGGACAGCGGGTCGCGCAACCACGCCGCGCTCGTCTGGGAGGGTGAACCCGGCGACGTCCGCGAGGTGACGTTCCACACCCTGAACAGGCAGGCCAGCCGGGTCGCCAGCTACCTCGACTCCGTCGGCGTCAGGACCGGCGACACCGTCGGCCTCTACATGCCGATGGTCCCGGAGGTCGCGGCGGTCCTCTATGGCTGTCTGAAGGTCGGTGCCGTCGCAGTCCCCATCTTCTCGGGCTTCGGCGTCGACGCGACCGCGACCCGTCTCGCGGACGCCAACCCCTCGGTGCTGTTCACCGCCGACGGGTTCTACCGCCGTGGCTCGGTCATCGATCTCAAGGGGACGGCCGAGGAGGCCATCGCCGACGCTGCCGACCGTGTCGACGGCCCGGGCGTCGAACACACTGTCGTCTACGACCGGGTCGGGACGGCGGAGCATCCCGATCGGACCCTCCAGTGGACCCGTCGCGACGAGTGGTGGGACGACGCCGTCGGGGAGCAACCCGACAGCTACGCGGCCAAATCGCTGCCCAGCGGCCAGCCCTCGATGCTGTTGTACTCCTCGGGGACGACCGGGAAACCGAAAGGGATCGTCCACACCCACGCCGGCGCGCTCCTCCAGGCGGCCAAGGAAGTGTACTTCGGGTTCGACCACGATCCCGCCGATCGGTTCTTCTGGGTCAGCGATATCGGCTGGATGATGGGTCCCTGGACACTGCTGGGCAACCACGCCTTCGGCGGCACCGTCTTCATGTACGAGGGTGCACCCGACCACCCCGAACCGGACCGCTTCTGGGCGATGATCGACCGTCACGATCTGACCGTCTTCGGCGTCTCGCCGACCGCGATCCGGGCGCTACGCAAACGGGGCGAGGAGTGGCTTGCGGGCCACGACCTCTCCAGTCTGCGGATGCTGGGTTCGACCGGAGAACCCTGGGACGAGGAGAGCTGGGAGTGGTTCTACGAGCACGTCGGCGGCGAGTCGTGCCCGATCGTCAACATCTCCGGCGGGACCGAGATCATGGGGTGTTTCCTCATGCCGTTGCCGATCCAGCCGCTCAACCCGGGCACGCTCGGCGGTCCGGGACTGGGGATGGACGTCGACATCGTCGACGATGCCGGCGAGTCCATCCGCGACACCCACGAACGGGGCTACCTGGTCGCCCGGGACTCCTGTCCGTCGATGACGAAGTCGCTGTGGGGCGGCGACGAACGGTACGTCGAAGAGTACTGGTCGACCTGGCCCGACGTGTGGGACCACGGCGACTGGGCTCAGCGGGCCGAGGACGGGCTCTGGTACCTCCACGGACGAGCCGACGACGCACTCAACGTCGCCGGCCGGAAGGTCGGCCCCGCGGAGGTCGAAGGCGCGGCGATCGAACACCCGGCGGTCAACCAGGCGGCCGCCGTCGGCGCACCCGACGAGACGACCGGGACTGCAGTCGTCCTCTACGTGGTCCTCGGTCCCGACCACGAGGCCGGCGAGGACCTGGCCGACGCCATCCGGGAGACCGTCGGCGCGGAGTTGGGCAAACCGTTCCGGCCCAGGGAGGTACTGTTCGTCGACGCCTTCCCGAAGACCCAGGGCGGGAAGATCGTCCGCCGGGCGATCGCCGCAGCCTATCGGGGCGAGGCCATCGGCGACCGCTCCAGCATCGAGAACCCGGCGGTTCTGGAGGCTATCGGCGACGCCACGTAG
- a CDS encoding type 1 glutamine amidotransferase produces MPSPRLALLNAAHAAEDTRRNFRREIDAELVEYHCPSGELPETFAFDGCVVTGSSASVYWDEPWIGRLKEWVGEAIETGMPFLGVCYGHQLLANVLGGRVEPMGEYEIGYRTVQQDGRNRLLEGVDDDFVVFTTHSDSVTEAPPGATVFARNDYGIHGFRKGRVFAVQFHPEYDRATARTVTEGKDDQLTDERIAAVLDGITDENYDAACEAKQLFDNFLAFVREVGRETDRAVPDDTD; encoded by the coding sequence ATGCCCTCGCCACGGCTCGCACTCCTGAATGCCGCACACGCCGCCGAGGACACCCGACGCAACTTCCGGCGTGAGATCGACGCCGAACTCGTCGAGTACCACTGTCCGTCCGGCGAACTGCCCGAGACGTTCGCCTTCGACGGATGCGTCGTGACCGGCTCGTCGGCCTCGGTCTACTGGGACGAGCCCTGGATCGGGCGGCTGAAAGAGTGGGTCGGCGAGGCCATCGAGACTGGGATGCCGTTTCTCGGTGTCTGTTACGGGCACCAGCTCCTGGCGAACGTCCTCGGGGGCCGTGTCGAGCCGATGGGGGAGTACGAAATCGGGTATCGGACGGTCCAGCAGGACGGGCGAAACCGGCTCCTCGAAGGGGTCGACGACGACTTCGTCGTCTTCACGACACACTCCGACAGTGTCACCGAAGCACCACCCGGAGCGACGGTGTTCGCCCGGAACGACTACGGGATCCACGGGTTCCGGAAGGGCCGTGTCTTCGCCGTGCAGTTCCACCCGGAGTACGACAGAGCGACCGCCCGTACCGTGACCGAGGGGAAAGATGACCAGTTGACCGACGAACGGATCGCTGCCGTGCTGGACGGGATCACCGACGAGAACTACGACGCCGCCTGCGAGGCGAAACAGTTGTTCGATAACTTCCTCGCGTTCGTCAGAGAGGTCGGGCGGGAGACGGACCGAGCCGTGCCCGACGACACCGACTGA
- a CDS encoding PH domain-containing protein: MSAAYDWLTLDDDEEIVWEGQPSSESLYGTYIVGALLIPLVGLGLLVIFGGYLTMTHTDYVITTKGVYKKSGILSRSVAEIEYEKVQNTAYSAGPIGRSLGYGTVEISTAGGSGVEMTLRGVEDPQAVQKQLSRRVTQVQGTESEEEESTADVLDEILAELRAIRQSLDDGSRPPTGDQPRDR, encoded by the coding sequence ATGTCCGCCGCGTACGATTGGCTCACACTGGACGACGACGAGGAGATCGTCTGGGAGGGCCAGCCCTCCAGTGAATCGCTGTACGGCACCTACATCGTCGGTGCGCTCCTGATCCCGCTCGTCGGACTGGGACTGCTCGTCATCTTCGGGGGGTACCTGACGATGACCCACACCGATTACGTCATCACGACAAAGGGTGTCTACAAGAAAAGCGGCATCCTCAGCCGCTCGGTCGCCGAGATCGAGTACGAGAAGGTCCAGAACACCGCCTACTCCGCGGGACCGATCGGTCGTTCGCTGGGGTACGGGACCGTCGAGATCAGCACCGCCGGTGGCTCCGGAGTCGAGATGACGCTCCGTGGTGTCGAGGACCCACAGGCCGTCCAGAAGCAACTCTCTCGGCGTGTCACGCAGGTCCAGGGGACCGAGTCCGAGGAGGAAGAGTCGACCGCCGACGTTCTCGACGAGATCCTGGCCGAACTCCGCGCGATCCGCCAGTCGCTCGACGACGGCTCACGGCCGCCGACCGGCGACCAGCCGCGGGACAGATGA
- a CDS encoding GNAT family N-acetyltransferase, whose translation MYVRDAKNREEVWLLDHIEAMGLDETAFRSRDYVVAIDEESHEKAGFGRIRIHKTDDGDYCELTSIGVLEEWRGQGVGAHVIERLVEYAADEGFDVVYSLTNAADYLAQFGFEPIEPEQLPAKLRDRLVTKQENIQPGAVPLRLQVERFWMPDRFRERFKAASADEAAESEPDESAEDFGIDPEEATYKYDTS comes from the coding sequence ATGTACGTCCGGGACGCGAAAAACCGCGAGGAGGTCTGGCTGCTGGACCACATCGAAGCGATGGGGCTCGACGAGACAGCGTTCCGTTCCCGTGACTACGTCGTCGCCATCGACGAGGAGAGCCACGAGAAGGCCGGCTTCGGCCGCATCCGTATCCACAAGACCGACGACGGCGACTACTGTGAACTGACGAGCATCGGCGTCCTGGAAGAGTGGCGCGGCCAGGGGGTCGGCGCCCACGTCATCGAACGGCTCGTCGAGTACGCGGCCGACGAGGGGTTCGACGTGGTGTACTCGCTGACGAACGCAGCCGACTACCTCGCGCAGTTCGGATTCGAGCCGATCGAGCCCGAACAGCTGCCGGCGAAGCTCCGCGACCGGCTGGTGACCAAACAGGAGAACATCCAGCCCGGGGCGGTCCCGCTCCGGCTCCAGGTCGAGCGGTTCTGGATGCCCGACCGGTTCCGGGAGCGGTTCAAGGCCGCGTCGGCCGACGAAGCGGCCGAATCCGAGCCCGACGAGTCGGCGGAGGACTTCGGGATCGATCCGGAAGAGGCGACCTACAAGTACGATACCAGCTAG
- a CDS encoding MFS transporter, whose translation MVLAGVVFAVLLAQVLLYPGVDTLVRALGAETDLDASMWFLAAEFAAFVAFAGVWGVLSDASGRRLPFIVGGAVTGGLLYGLLAWLPGVASVSFETILLVRALQGAATIAPFSLSMTMLMDLSGGHGRNMGAAGIAIGSGTALGAPLGGQLYGVAPTLPLAVAGGLLFVVAALATLATDRAPADGSRIGDALTGLRTTPTLAIPYTFGFVDRMTAGFFALVGTLYFRTVFSLTPAETGVMLALFFAPFALLQYPFGVLSDRVGRTVPVAVGSSLYGLAVVAVGLAPTALTAGLGMVVVGVIGALMAPATMALVSDLAGDAERGGAMAGFNAAGSVGFLAGILVGGLVAGEVGYLAAFVVAGGAELVVALVALPGLLRLELPGQERPAD comes from the coding sequence ATGGTCCTCGCCGGGGTGGTCTTCGCCGTCCTGCTCGCACAGGTGTTGCTCTACCCGGGGGTCGACACCCTCGTGCGGGCACTGGGTGCCGAGACGGACCTCGACGCCAGCATGTGGTTCCTCGCCGCGGAGTTCGCCGCGTTCGTGGCCTTCGCCGGGGTCTGGGGCGTGTTGAGCGACGCGAGCGGTCGCCGTCTCCCCTTTATCGTCGGCGGTGCCGTCACGGGTGGGCTGTTGTACGGGCTACTGGCGTGGCTCCCGGGGGTGGCCAGCGTCTCTTTCGAGACGATCCTCCTCGTCCGCGCGCTCCAGGGTGCGGCGACCATCGCTCCCTTCTCGCTGTCGATGACGATGCTGATGGACCTCTCCGGCGGCCACGGGCGCAACATGGGCGCGGCGGGTATCGCCATCGGCTCCGGGACGGCCCTGGGTGCGCCGCTGGGCGGCCAGTTGTACGGCGTCGCACCGACGCTTCCCCTGGCGGTGGCCGGCGGACTCCTGTTCGTCGTCGCCGCTCTCGCCACCCTAGCGACGGATCGCGCCCCGGCAGACGGGAGCCGGATCGGCGACGCGCTGACCGGTCTCCGAACGACGCCGACGCTGGCGATTCCCTACACGTTCGGCTTCGTCGACCGAATGACAGCGGGCTTTTTCGCCCTCGTGGGTACACTATATTTCAGGACAGTGTTCTCGCTGACGCCCGCCGAGACGGGGGTGATGCTCGCGCTGTTTTTCGCGCCGTTCGCGCTGTTGCAGTACCCCTTCGGGGTCCTCTCGGACCGGGTCGGACGGACGGTCCCGGTCGCCGTCGGCTCCTCGCTGTACGGACTTGCCGTCGTCGCCGTCGGCCTGGCGCCGACCGCTCTCACGGCCGGTCTGGGGATGGTCGTCGTCGGTGTCATCGGGGCGCTGATGGCACCCGCGACGATGGCGCTCGTCTCCGATCTGGCCGGCGACGCGGAACGGGGCGGGGCGATGGCCGGGTTCAACGCCGCCGGAAGCGTCGGGTTCCTGGCGGGCATTCTCGTGGGCGGACTGGTCGCCGGCGAGGTCGGCTATCTCGCCGCGTTCGTCGTCGCGGGTGGCGCGGAACTGGTGGTCGCGTTGGTCGCGCTCCCGGGGCTGTTGCGCCTGGAGCTTCCCGGTCAGGAACGGCCGGCCGACTGA
- a CDS encoding glutamate-cysteine ligase family protein, with translation MPQTVPSRDQIRRSIEVEYWVIDEDGRLVEPEGLVDASPGAEREFVRPMLEVKTTPCETTAQLEAELFERVQRVLDRARELDKRLVPLATPLNAEEVRELPSERTRIQNAVVGTDFEYVRHCAGTHLHFEQLPGRKVDQLNTLIAMDPALALVNSARHFRGQPVANGARSKLYRWLAYDGLPNQGVLWPYVEDAAEWEGRLDRCYEAFVQSSLDVGLDRATVEDSFEPESAVWTPVQLRSEFGTVEWRSPDTALPSQIVRLADDIGSIVEQLRDADVVIHDETDPDLGAIGPGGDTVGLPPFQTVVDHTEAAIRDGLDSRALRSYLGTFGFDLSAYEPLSGAIEQETVTVSEARDRRLAQADRLERDIGGSGPSNSVSRRV, from the coding sequence ATGCCACAGACTGTGCCATCGAGAGATCAGATCAGACGGAGCATCGAGGTCGAGTATTGGGTGATCGACGAGGACGGGCGCCTCGTGGAACCGGAGGGACTGGTCGACGCATCCCCGGGTGCAGAACGGGAGTTCGTCCGGCCGATGCTCGAAGTCAAGACGACACCCTGCGAGACGACCGCACAACTCGAAGCGGAACTGTTCGAGCGTGTCCAGCGCGTGCTGGACCGCGCTCGTGAACTCGACAAACGGCTCGTCCCGCTCGCGACACCCCTCAACGCCGAGGAGGTCCGGGAACTCCCCAGCGAGCGGACACGGATCCAGAACGCTGTCGTCGGGACGGACTTCGAGTACGTCCGTCACTGCGCTGGGACACATCTCCACTTCGAGCAACTCCCCGGACGGAAGGTCGACCAATTGAACACGCTCATCGCGATGGACCCCGCCCTCGCACTGGTCAACTCGGCGCGGCACTTCCGGGGACAACCCGTGGCGAACGGCGCCCGGTCGAAGCTCTACCGCTGGCTCGCCTACGACGGCCTCCCGAACCAGGGCGTACTCTGGCCGTACGTCGAGGACGCTGCGGAGTGGGAGGGTCGTCTCGACCGCTGTTACGAGGCGTTCGTGCAGTCGAGCCTGGACGTGGGGCTGGACCGGGCGACAGTCGAGGATAGTTTCGAACCCGAGAGTGCAGTGTGGACCCCGGTACAGCTCCGGAGCGAGTTCGGGACGGTCGAGTGGCGCTCGCCCGACACCGCGCTACCGAGCCAGATCGTCCGGCTCGCCGACGATATCGGTTCGATCGTCGAACAACTCCGGGATGCCGACGTCGTGATCCACGACGAGACCGACCCCGACCTCGGAGCAATCGGGCCGGGCGGCGACACAGTCGGGCTGCCACCGTTCCAGACTGTCGTGGACCACACCGAGGCCGCGATCCGGGACGGCCTCGACTCCCGGGCGCTCCGGTCGTACCTCGGAACGTTCGGGTTCGATCTCTCGGCGTACGAGCCACTGTCCGGGGCGATAGAGCAAGAGACGGTGACGGTGAGCGAAGCACGGGACCGCCGGCTCGCACAGGCCGACAGACTGGAGCGTGATATCGGGGGGTCGGGACCGTCCAACAGCGTCTCTAGGAGGGTCTGA
- a CDS encoding phosphoadenosine phosphosulfate reductase family protein — translation MSKTTEFPDYLDVDYSDGEGESPADYPTVNHKIEKAIEVTKKGLEQYENPVVMWTGGKDSTLTLYFVKEVADRFDLEVPPVVFIDHYQHFDELIEFVEHWAEEWDLDVIWARNTDVGDYVDENGLEPGDDIPVDALSEHNQHHIRNILEYEEETFPFLLDTYVGNHLLKTVALNDTIEEHDVDGIISGIRWDEQESRADETFFSPRHDPDIYPPHDRVQSILQFAEPDVWEAFWNFVVPDTVEGYPDDGYVPQGQDDLPEGIEKEDVPVSPKYFAGFRSLGSEVSTDKSAEEPAWLQDMANTTERAGRAQDKEDLMERLRDLGYM, via the coding sequence ATGTCCAAGACAACTGAGTTCCCGGACTATCTCGACGTCGACTACAGCGACGGCGAGGGCGAGTCGCCAGCGGACTACCCGACAGTCAACCACAAGATCGAGAAGGCCATCGAGGTCACCAAAAAGGGCCTCGAACAGTACGAGAACCCCGTCGTGATGTGGACCGGCGGGAAGGACTCGACGCTCACGCTGTACTTCGTCAAGGAGGTCGCGGACCGCTTCGATCTCGAAGTGCCGCCGGTCGTGTTCATCGATCACTATCAGCACTTCGACGAACTCATCGAGTTCGTCGAGCACTGGGCCGAGGAGTGGGATCTGGATGTCATCTGGGCTCGCAACACCGACGTCGGCGACTACGTCGACGAGAACGGCCTCGAACCTGGCGACGATATCCCCGTCGACGCCCTCTCGGAACACAACCAGCACCACATCCGGAACATCCTCGAATACGAGGAAGAGACGTTCCCGTTCCTGCTCGACACGTACGTCGGCAACCACCTGCTGAAGACCGTCGCGCTCAACGACACCATCGAGGAGCACGACGTCGACGGTATCATCTCGGGTATCCGCTGGGACGAACAGGAGTCCCGCGCCGACGAGACGTTCTTCTCGCCGCGCCACGACCCCGACATCTACCCGCCCCACGACCGCGTCCAGTCGATCCTTCAGTTCGCAGAGCCGGACGTCTGGGAAGCCTTCTGGAACTTCGTCGTGCCGGACACCGTCGAGGGGTACCCCGACGACGGCTACGTCCCGCAGGGGCAGGACGACCTGCCCGAGGGAATCGAGAAGGAAGACGTTCCCGTCTCGCCGAAGTACTTCGCTGGCTTCCGATCGCTGGGGAGCGAGGTCAGCACGGACAAGTCCGCCGAAGAGCCCGCGTGGCTCCAGGACATGGCGAACACGACCGAGCGCGCCGGCCGCGCCCAGGACAAAGAGGACCTGATGGAGCGCCTGCGCGATCTCGGCTACATGTAA
- a CDS encoding type IV pilin has translation MVPATERGVSPVVSTVLLVAVVVMLASTVSVVTLGFPSQVGEPAPVVAQSSGQLVRDVTGPGGRYDQVVNITHEAGDTIQVEHVEVAVDATDACGKRGRLVDLPDEAVGSGSPNHIEGDHIFDYHSPEGGALDPTTGDTAFSAGDTIRFRLTNGACSLADGDRITVRIVHTPSGAVVVEKTLTAS, from the coding sequence ATGGTTCCAGCCACGGAACGGGGGGTATCGCCGGTCGTCTCGACGGTCCTGTTGGTCGCGGTAGTCGTCATGCTCGCCTCGACGGTGTCGGTCGTCACCCTCGGCTTTCCGAGCCAAGTCGGCGAACCGGCGCCGGTCGTCGCCCAGTCCAGCGGCCAGCTCGTCCGGGACGTCACTGGTCCCGGTGGTCGTTACGACCAGGTCGTCAACATCACACACGAGGCTGGCGATACCATCCAGGTCGAACACGTCGAGGTCGCCGTCGACGCCACCGACGCCTGTGGCAAGCGCGGTCGACTGGTCGACCTCCCGGACGAGGCTGTCGGCTCCGGTAGCCCGAACCATATCGAGGGCGACCACATCTTCGACTACCACTCCCCGGAGGGAGGCGCGCTCGATCCGACCACGGGCGACACCGCGTTCAGCGCGGGCGACACCATCCGCTTCCGGCTGACAAACGGGGCTTGCTCCCTCGCCGACGGCGACAGGATCACCGTCCGTATCGTCCACACCCCCTCGGGGGCTGTCGTCGTCGAGAAGACGCTAACTGCCTCCTGA
- a CDS encoding PH domain-containing protein, with translation MSDVEWLPAAGDEHIVWQGRPRNRVVLQGLAVGVLTGAVVAAVAVELVASGTLSLVGGLAVGVPIAVLAVAVPTGAVWLWRRTTHYVLTERALYHRTGVLSVTVTELPLGKIQNTAYDLWMLGVVFGHGTVTVDTASSEGAELTLRALDDPDDVHRQISAYLKRFQGGTDDLPGTLDQWRAVLRETRRIRRLTADADSGGS, from the coding sequence ATGAGCGACGTAGAGTGGCTCCCGGCGGCCGGCGACGAACACATCGTCTGGCAGGGTCGGCCCCGCAACCGGGTCGTCCTCCAGGGACTCGCCGTCGGTGTCCTCACTGGGGCCGTCGTCGCCGCTGTCGCCGTCGAACTCGTCGCTTCCGGGACACTCTCGCTCGTCGGTGGCCTCGCTGTCGGGGTCCCGATCGCGGTACTGGCGGTCGCCGTGCCCACCGGAGCGGTGTGGCTCTGGCGACGGACGACCCACTACGTTCTGACTGAACGGGCGCTCTATCACCGAACCGGCGTCCTCTCGGTCACGGTGACCGAACTCCCACTGGGGAAGATCCAGAACACCGCCTACGACCTGTGGATGCTCGGCGTCGTCTTCGGCCACGGAACCGTCACCGTCGATACAGCCAGCAGTGAGGGAGCGGAACTCACACTGCGGGCGCTGGACGACCCCGACGACGTTCACCGGCAGATCAGTGCGTATCTAAAGCGGTTTCAGGGTGGTACTGACGACCTTCCCGGGACGCTCGACCAGTGGCGTGCCGTCCTCAGAGAGACACGGCGGATCAGGCGGCTGACCGCTGACGCGGACTCAGGAGGCAGTTAG